GGAGAGCAGAAAGTCTGCATGACCATTCCGGATGAGCGGAGAGGAAAATGCTCCGATTCTCAGATGACTGTTGATAGAGCCTCCTCGGACCGCCATCCCGTGGGTTTCCGAAGAAATCACGTTCAATCCTCTGGCCGATGCTATATCACCGAGGAGCCGAGTCAAGAAAACGATGCCTTGTCCGCCTCTGCCGCAGAGTATCAATTCTGCCATTTCATGCTCCTTTGACCTTTACTGCATGGGACGGACACGTATTCACGCAGAATCCGCATCCAGCGCACAAATCCACATCTATGGTCATGCGCTTTTCCGGTTCTTTGACAAACTTGAAGGCCGGGCACTCCAGATCCTTGATGCAGCTCATACAGAGATCGCATTCCTCCCCAACCTCAAATCGCAGTGACGAGGGCTCTGCAAGGGAAGACATTACACAGGGGCGTCTCGCTATCACCACAGAAACTCCCCGTGCTTCTTCAAAAGTGTAGTTTCGTGCCTTTTGCAGCGTCTCTCTGAGCTGCGCGTGATCGTACGGATCCACCACCTCGACAAAATCGACTCCACAGCCGTGAACAAGTCGTTCCAAACTGATAGGCACAGCAGGCGAGCCGTCGGCCAGCGTAGCTGTGGCGGGGGGCGGTTGACCGCCGGTCATGGCCGTGACTGCGTTGTCCATGATGACCAGCACGAACGAAGCGCGAGTATGGACGGCATTAATCAAGGCTGGGACACCTGCGTGGAAGAATGTGGAATCTCCGATCGTGGATACCACTCTGAAAGAGTTTTCCTCCAGCGGGGCTCTGAACAGACCGCCTGCCATACCGATTGATGCGCCCATGCACAAACAGGTGTCGACTACGCCCATATTGATGCCAAGCGTGTAGCATCCGATGTCTCCAGCGTACACGGATTTATCGAACACCTCTTTGATCATGTAGAAAGCCGGTCTGTGAGGACATCCCGGGCACAGAGACGGTCGCCTGGGTTTAATTGCAGGACTCAATCTGGTTGGCGCTGGTTTGTCCAACGTCTTGACGAGGATGTCTTCCACTGCTTCAGGAGTCAGCTCACCCTGTGGAGGGACATCGCCCGACATTCTCCCCGTAACTTTCGTCCGATTCCGAATCTGGAGTTCCAGCACGGGATACGTTTCTTCAATGACAAGAGTTTTGGCATGACTGTCTACGATGTCCTGGAGAGCTTCCGTATTGGCAGGGAACGGCATATCGACTTTGTACACTGCAATATCACCGTATTCAGGATCGGACGCCACGATGTCGCGCACATGGGAAGAAACCGAGCCTGAAGTAATCAGGGCTATGGAAGCGGAAGCATTGCCCAGAATCAGCGAAGGCACGCTCCCAGGTTCATCCCGCACGATTGTCGCGAGTTTTTCGTTTAATTCTCCGTGGAGGACCAGTCGATAACGCGGAATCGCAGCCCACCGCGTCCAATTGCGTTTGAACGGCCCGACATCGCCAATAGCCCCGGGCACGTTGAGTGCAACGTTCTGACGAGCATGGCAGACTCGCAGGCACGGCCGAAGCAATACCGGAACCTGGTACCTTTCGGACAGCTCAAAGGCCTGGATCATCATGGTAAGTGCTTCTGCAGGAGTTCCCGGATCCAGCACGGGGACTTTGGCGAACCATCCGAAGAAACGGCTGTCCTGTTCGGTCTGACTGGAATGTGGGCCGGGGTCGTCAGCAACAACCACGACCAGACCGCCCCGTACCCCGAGATAGGCCGCACTAAGGAACGGGTCGGAAGCAACATTCAATCCGACCATTTTCATCGCGGCCATGGATCGGGCTCCGGCTAGTGACGATCCGTAAGCGACTTCAAAGGCGATCTTCTCATTTACCGACCATTCCAGGTAGATGGGATGATTCAGCACCTTTTTCCACCGAACCAGGGATTCGAGTACCTCAGAAGAGGGTGTTCCCGGGTAAGCTGCTGCAACGCTGCATCCCGCCTCGATAGCTCCGCGGGCGATTGCTTCGTTGCCCATGAGGAACCTGACTTCAGAATTCTGCTTTTCTGTCATGCTCTATTCCTATGGAAATCCAGACTTCGGTCCGCTTATATGGAAACCGCAAACATTCCAGGCTGAATTATGCACGAGCAATCAATGGGTACTTTGAGAAGTATTCCTTCGCATTACGTTCAGTGCCGATAAGATTTCTCTTTTGGCTTGCTGATTGGTTTCTTTGTCAAGAGCACTCTGAAGAGCAGCAAAAGCCTTTTCCCGGTCGAGAATGCTTATTCTGGCCAGAGCCGTGGCTGCCGCGGCACGGACTCTAAAGTCAGCATCATTCAAAGATTTTTCAATAGCATCCACTCCGGAGGGAGGAACCTTCTTGAATGAGCTGATGGCGCTTATGGCCGCACTGCGAAC
The sequence above is a segment of the Desulfomonile tiedjei DSM 6799 genome. Coding sequences within it:
- a CDS encoding thiamine pyrophosphate-dependent enzyme, whose product is MTEKQNSEVRFLMGNEAIARGAIEAGCSVAAAYPGTPSSEVLESLVRWKKVLNHPIYLEWSVNEKIAFEVAYGSSLAGARSMAAMKMVGLNVASDPFLSAAYLGVRGGLVVVVADDPGPHSSQTEQDSRFFGWFAKVPVLDPGTPAEALTMMIQAFELSERYQVPVLLRPCLRVCHARQNVALNVPGAIGDVGPFKRNWTRWAAIPRYRLVLHGELNEKLATIVRDEPGSVPSLILGNASASIALITSGSVSSHVRDIVASDPEYGDIAVYKVDMPFPANTEALQDIVDSHAKTLVIEETYPVLELQIRNRTKVTGRMSGDVPPQGELTPEAVEDILVKTLDKPAPTRLSPAIKPRRPSLCPGCPHRPAFYMIKEVFDKSVYAGDIGCYTLGINMGVVDTCLCMGASIGMAGGLFRAPLEENSFRVVSTIGDSTFFHAGVPALINAVHTRASFVLVIMDNAVTAMTGGQPPPATATLADGSPAVPISLERLVHGCGVDFVEVVDPYDHAQLRETLQKARNYTFEEARGVSVVIARRPCVMSSLAEPSSLRFEVGEECDLCMSCIKDLECPAFKFVKEPEKRMTIDVDLCAGCGFCVNTCPSHAVKVKGA